The following are encoded together in the Strix uralensis isolate ZFMK-TIS-50842 chromosome 38, bStrUra1, whole genome shotgun sequence genome:
- the LDLR gene encoding LOW QUALITY PROTEIN: low-density lipoprotein receptor (The sequence of the model RefSeq protein was modified relative to this genomic sequence to represent the inferred CDS: inserted 1 base in 1 codon; deleted 2 bases in 2 codons), giving the protein MGPGATAGRRLLLLLLGAMAAAPGAGAEECGQSEFGCGDGSCITSAWVCDGRAECRDGSDETPETCRSRSCSPSEFSCGGRQGRCVPASWRCDGHRDCENGSDELDCPPRTCPGDQLRCGGGACVSRAFACDGERDCEDGADEAGCPPPAACGPHDFRCNDSTCVSRLWACDGDRDCPDGSDEWPRSCGPPRPPQPCXPLQFACGSGECIHRRWRCDGSSDCRDGSDEEGCAAAATCRPDQFQCRDGRCVLGVRQCDGETDCADGSDEEGCHNVTACDGHHEFKCRSGECVPVERVCDQHRDCRDWSDEPIKKCGVNECLDNDGGCSHVCRDLRLGYECLCPEGFTLGPDGKTCEDIDECRDPLSCSQRCHNVPGSYKCECGGGYQLDPNTRACRALGPPAALLFTTRHEIRRLALDGAGYGRVLGPLPHVGALDADVATGTIFWADPTQRKIYRAALGEGPGGVAAAAVVAPGSCWPDALALDWLHRRLYWTDSRLGTVSVADAGGSRRVTLVREPGAKPRGIAVDPLHGYMYWTDWGASAKIAKGGLNGADRFPLVTEGVEWPNGIALDLPSQRLYWVDSRLHTLSSVDVDGGRRRTLLADPHLLAHPFAIAVFEDTVFWSDVASGSILSANGRSGAGARGLLRGLPPPEGLLLLHPLRQPPGENRCAEAEAEGSCSFLCLPAPQLGPRAPRYTCACPDGQRLAPDGRNCLTDPSAPAPTDAAPSAPPTPGGDPQSRGVTPGPTPSTPGSTNTSTSNGTTGSSGDAVGRVGGRTGPTALAVTLPLVLLILAAFGARGLWRSWRRRSTNSINFDNPVYQKTTEDEEPLGRGLGGGFSYPTRQPVSLDDDVA; this is encoded by the exons ATGGGGCCGGGGGCCACGGCggggcggcggctgctgctgctgctgctcggggcGATGGCGGCGGCACCGGGAGCAG GCGCCGAGGAGTGCGGCCAGAGCGAGTTCGGGTGCGGGGACGGCTCGTGCATCACCAGCGCCTGGGTGTGCGACGGCCGCGCCGAGTGCCGCGACGGCTCCGACGAGACACCCGAGACCTGCC GCTCCCGCTCCTGCTCCCCCAGCGAGTTCAGCTGCGGCGGCCGCCAGGGTCGGTGTGTGCCGGCGTCGTGGCGCTGCGACGGGCACCGCGACTGCGAGAACGGCTCGGACGAGCTGGACTGCC CCCCTCGCACCTGCCCCGGGGACCAGCTgcgctgcggcggcggcgcctgCGTCTCGCGCGCCTTCGCCTGCGACGGGGAGCGG GACTGCGAGGACGGGGCGGACGAGGCCggttgc cccccccccgccgcctgcGGCCCCCACGACTTCCGCTGCAACGACTCGACCTGCGTCTCCCGGCTCTGGGCCTGCGACGGGGACCGCGACTGCCCCGACGGCTCCGACGAGTGGCCCCGCAGctgcggccccccccggcccccccagcctT CCCCCCTCCAGTTCGCCTGCGGCTCCGGCGAGTGCATCCACCGGCGCTGGCGCTGCGACGGCAGCTCCGACTGCCGGGACGGCTCCGATGAGGAGGGGTGCG ctgCCGCCGCCACGTGCCGCCCCGACCAGTTCCAGTGCCGGGACGGACGCTGCGTGCTGGGGGTCCGGCAGTGCGACGGCGAGACCGACTGCGCCGACGGCAGCGACGAGGAGGGCTGCCACAACG tgACAGCCTGCGATGGCCACCACGAGTTCAAGTGCCGCTCGGGCGAGTGCGTCCCCGTGGAGCGGGTCTGCGACCAGCACCGCGACTGCCGCGACTGGTCTGACGAGCCCATCAAGAAATGCG ggGTGAACGAGTGTCTGGACAACGACGGCGGCTGCTCCCACGTCTGCCGGGACCTTCGGTTGGGCTACGAGTGCCTCTGCCCCGAGGGGTTCACCCTGGGCCCCGACGGGAAGACCTGTGAgg aCATCGACGAGTGCCGGGAccccctcagctgcagccagcGCTGCCACAACGTGCCCGGCAGCTACAAGTGCGAGTGCGGGGGGGGGTACCAGCTGGACCCCAACACCCGCGCCTGCCGCGCCCTCG gcccccccgccgccctcctctTCACCACCCGCCACGAGATCCGGCGCCTGGCGCTGGACGGTGCCGGGTACGGCCGGGTGCTGGGGCCGCTCCCGCACGTGGGGGCCCTGGACGCCGACGTGGCCACCGGCACCATCTTCTGGGCCGACCCCACCCAGCGCAAGATCTACCG GGCGGCGCTGGGCGAGGGCCCGGGGGGCgtcgcggcggcggcggtggtggcCCCGGGCTCGTGCTGGCCGGACGCGCTGGCCCTCGACTGGCTGCACCGGCGGCTCTACTGGACCGACTCGCGGCTCGGGACCGTCTCGGTGGCCGACGCCGGGGGCTCGCGCCGCGTCACGCTGGTCCGGGAGCCCGGGGCCAAGCCCCGCGGCATCGCCGTGGACCCGCTGCACGG ttaCATGTACTGGACGGACTGGGGAGCCAGCGCCAAGATCGCCAAGGGCGGCCTCAACGGCGCCGACCGGTTCCCGCTGGTCACCGAGGGCGTCGAGTGGCCCAACGGCATCGCGCTGG ACCTGCCCTCCCAGCGCCTGTACTGGGTGGACTCGCGGCTCCACACTCTCTCCAGCGTGGACGTGGACGGGGGCCGCCGCCGCACGCTCCTGGCCGACCCCCACCTGCTCGCCCACCCCTTCGCCATCGCCGTCTTCGAG GACACCGTGTTCTGGAGCGACGTGGCCAGCGGGAGCATCCTCAGCGCCAACGGCCGCAGCGGCGCCGGCGCCCGGGGGCTGCtccgggggctgcccccccccgaggggctcctgctgctgcacccGCTGCGCCAGCCCCCAG gtgagAACCGCTGTGCCGAGGCCGAGGCCGAAGGcagctgctccttcctctgcctccccgCCCCCCAGCtgggcccccgcgccccccgtTACACCTGCGCCTGCCCCGACGGCCAGCGCCTGGCGCCCGACGGACGCAACTGCCTGACAG ACccctcggccccggccccgacgGACGcagcccccagcgcccccccgACGCCCGGCGGGGACCCCCAGAGCCGCGGGGTGACCCCGGgacccacccccagcacccccggcaGCACCAACACCAGCACCAGCAATGGCACAACAG GCAGCAGCGGTGACGCCGTGGGGCGTGTGGGGGGCAGGACGGGGCCAACAGCACTTGCAGTCACCCTGCCCCTGG tgctcctCATCCTCGCGGCCTTCGGTGCCCGCGGGCTCTGGCGCAGCTGGCGCCGCCGCAGCACCAACAGCATCAACTTCGACAACCCCGTGTACCAGAAAACCACCGAGGACGAGGAGCCCCtgggccgggggctgggggggggcttcAGCTACCCCACG cgCCAGCCCGTGAGCCTGGATGACGACGTGGCCTGA